From Propionispora vibrioides, one genomic window encodes:
- a CDS encoding hybrid sensor histidine kinase/response regulator, giving the protein MMDFGQELLQEFIEEAKGHIGTLEAGLLRLEEGSYETPLLNELFRAVHSIKGTAGFFEMDKIVTLTHAMETLLGRLRNQDCCITVAMIDGLLTAADQLKELVNNPADQEFIAIEGPLGVLNALNGEAQEELSSMESPQGVWDLWDQLTGDAAQEVAAAQALAPQAEILPVPGNQNTVPASGNSAVKEPYTEAGRAKNGLFEESVRVKVALLDDLLNIIGEMVLRRNQLLRITESIGCEAPQLDVVTHGIDSLTTKLQEKVMKARMQPVANVFNKFPRIVRELARSLGKEVELVTQGMNVEMDRSIIEALVDPMTHLVRNALDHGIELPQVRLDKGKRLPATLLLHAYHESGRVVIDIQDDGTGIDLEKIRTKAVARGWVTETEAALLKESDLLSFIMKPGFSTADQVTAVSGRGVGMDVVKTNIEKLGGKVEVFTTRERGTTFRLLLPLTLVIISSFIVEAAGEAFAIPQANVKELVLLQPGNQRQKRIEFIQTSPVLRLRNRLLPLVRLADILEMDGNNTDSAAYFADETRTFRILVIKSGSLWYGLAVDAVYDTEEILVKPVPAALKTSGCYSGVTVLGDGRIAMILDLEHVHLKAKLRLQDEQLRPTAEETSRPEETGLLLFRTSGGEMLGVDLSMVARVEKVAATALQKIGSQQYITFQGRIIRVIRPEYHLPLGRRKTKRNWVYVILPRFVRFPVGIMAEEIYDVVSTPIQLEGCHISGQSALGSILVNGHIVTLLDMYALFQAAVPEYYQASQQFPAEQAAAVAPRRAKILLAEDTPFFARVTKSYLESDGYEVVVVEDGVQALAALSSQVFDVVVSDVEMPRMDGLELVRTIRAREELKHLPVIALTSLSGATNRERGLRAGFDLYEGKLNRARLLKSVVAVLQKNKQG; this is encoded by the coding sequence ATGATGGATTTCGGTCAGGAATTACTGCAAGAATTTATTGAAGAGGCCAAAGGACATATCGGAACGCTGGAGGCCGGGTTGCTGCGCCTGGAAGAGGGCAGTTACGAGACGCCCCTGCTAAATGAGCTGTTTCGCGCCGTTCACAGTATCAAGGGGACGGCCGGTTTTTTTGAAATGGATAAAATCGTAACCCTGACGCACGCAATGGAAACGCTGCTGGGAAGACTGCGCAATCAGGATTGCTGTATTACCGTAGCGATGATTGACGGACTGTTAACGGCTGCCGATCAGTTGAAAGAGTTGGTGAATAATCCTGCCGATCAGGAATTCATCGCCATTGAGGGGCCTCTGGGCGTTCTGAACGCTCTGAACGGTGAAGCGCAGGAAGAACTGTCCAGTATGGAAAGTCCGCAGGGTGTTTGGGATCTGTGGGACCAGTTGACCGGTGATGCCGCTCAGGAGGTTGCCGCAGCACAAGCACTGGCGCCGCAGGCTGAAATCCTACCAGTACCTGGTAATCAAAATACCGTACCGGCGTCCGGCAATAGCGCGGTAAAAGAGCCCTATACCGAGGCCGGCCGGGCGAAAAACGGCTTGTTTGAGGAAAGCGTCCGGGTCAAGGTAGCACTACTCGACGATCTGCTGAATATTATCGGTGAAATGGTTTTGCGACGCAATCAACTGCTACGTATTACCGAAAGCATCGGCTGCGAAGCGCCGCAACTGGATGTGGTAACCCATGGCATCGACAGTCTGACAACCAAACTGCAGGAAAAGGTTATGAAGGCCAGAATGCAGCCTGTAGCCAATGTATTTAATAAGTTTCCCCGCATTGTCCGGGAATTGGCGCGCAGTTTAGGGAAAGAGGTAGAACTGGTTACTCAGGGGATGAACGTGGAAATGGACCGTTCCATCATTGAAGCGCTGGTCGATCCAATGACTCACCTGGTACGCAATGCCCTGGACCATGGCATCGAGTTGCCTCAAGTTAGGCTGGACAAGGGCAAGCGCCTGCCGGCGACGCTGCTGCTGCACGCCTACCATGAGAGCGGCCGGGTAGTGATTGATATCCAGGATGACGGGACCGGCATTGATCTGGAGAAAATCAGAACCAAGGCGGTGGCCAGAGGCTGGGTGACGGAAACGGAAGCAGCGCTGTTAAAGGAAAGCGATTTGCTGAGCTTCATTATGAAACCGGGGTTTTCCACCGCTGACCAGGTTACCGCCGTATCCGGTCGGGGCGTCGGCATGGATGTGGTCAAAACCAACATTGAAAAACTGGGCGGTAAAGTGGAGGTGTTCACCACCAGAGAGCGGGGTACCACGTTTCGTCTGCTGCTGCCGCTGACCTTGGTCATTATTTCTTCCTTTATTGTGGAAGCGGCAGGCGAGGCCTTTGCCATCCCGCAGGCCAATGTCAAGGAATTGGTGTTGCTGCAGCCAGGCAATCAACGGCAAAAACGGATTGAATTTATTCAGACCTCGCCGGTGTTGCGGTTGCGTAACCGGCTGTTGCCACTGGTCCGGCTCGCCGATATTCTCGAAATGGACGGAAATAATACCGACAGCGCGGCTTATTTCGCCGATGAAACCCGGACCTTTCGCATTCTGGTAATTAAGAGCGGCAGCTTGTGGTACGGCCTGGCGGTGGATGCCGTTTATGACACCGAGGAAATTCTGGTAAAGCCGGTTCCGGCCGCCCTGAAAACCAGCGGCTGCTATTCCGGGGTAACCGTGCTGGGTGACGGACGGATTGCGATGATCCTCGATTTGGAACATGTCCACCTGAAAGCTAAGCTGCGGCTGCAGGACGAACAGCTGCGGCCGACAGCGGAGGAAACCTCCCGGCCGGAGGAGACGGGGCTGCTGCTGTTTAGGACCTCCGGCGGCGAAATGCTGGGGGTTGACCTGTCGATGGTGGCCAGAGTGGAGAAGGTGGCGGCAACGGCCTTGCAGAAAATCGGTTCGCAGCAGTATATTACCTTTCAGGGACGGATTATCCGTGTTATCCGGCCGGAATATCATTTGCCACTCGGCAGGCGGAAGACTAAGCGTAACTGGGTGTATGTCATTTTGCCCCGGTTTGTCAGATTCCCGGTTGGCATTATGGCCGAGGAAATTTATGATGTGGTTTCCACGCCGATCCAACTGGAGGGCTGCCATATCAGTGGACAGAGCGCCCTGGGTTCTATTCTGGTGAACGGCCATATCGTCACGCTGCTGGATATGTATGCTCTGTTTCAGGCGGCGGTACCCGAATATTATCAGGCCTCCCAGCAGTTTCCGGCGGAGCAGGCGGCCGCTGTGGCACCACGGCGGGCGAAAATTTTACTGGCCGAGGATACTCCCTTTTTCGCCCGTGTGACCAAAAGCTATCTGGAAAGTGATGGCTACGAGGTTGTGGTGGTGGAGGATGGGGTACAAGCGCTGGCGGCCTTGTCCAGTCAGGTTTTTGATGTGGTTGTCAGTGATGTGGAGATGCCCCGGATGGACGGACTGGAGTTGGTACGAACCATCCGGGCGCGGGAGGAGCTTAAGCATTTACCGGTGATTGCCCTGACTTCCTTAAGCGGTGCAACCAACCGGGAAAGAGGCTTGCGGGCCGGATTTGATTTATATGAAGGTAAATTAAACAGGGCCAGATTATTAAAAAGTGTTGTTGCCGTGCTGCAGAAGAATAAGCAGGGCTAA
- a CDS encoding methyl-accepting chemotaxis protein — MGTGGRTKASKGMHSIRKKLIGILVVAVVAGLALSSFLIYETAQKALVENTEQSIQALAVSSGQEVGLWLDEQKSYITTLANSPLVEVGNAARTWPYLAREMARATDYDVLFVANEKGDYFSATRNDGGGIIQGGANISDRVYFPEVMKGKTVVSDPVISKTSGNLVVVVAVPLKRDGRVIGMIGGSMNIEKLMQKVTGTKVYKTGYAFLVQGDGLVIAHPDKNVAMKSNFLKEGDSRLQQALTQALQGESGITPYRWGNVDKYAGYAPVSGGSWALVASVPADEVQGQLTAITRISLLTPLIVAILIIGMTGLLLTRLIIRPLNDFQSMMALVETGDFTVRGKVYANDEIGALTGAVNHTLQVLGGMVGDIRQTTGQLKESSVDLIDVSTTLAANSEQMSAQISTISATVEEISAGIEETASSAEEVSHSVDAVAGLANGMSAASQHVAETTSRIAGQVDQVSDVVEEISQSINRVAVAAGDVSASMEDVDRAVQEISHSLSQVGQQCDRSIQITLAAENQSQETTAIIQKLSTTTKRINQIVDVIRNIAEQTNMLALNATIEAAGAGEAGKGFAVVAAEVKELAKRTAEETRHIAQQIEEMHSDMGAAVGAVGKIATVITETTGITRTIASAVAEQSHSVGDITTAMTAGVQEVAGISKEISDIAAHAQQVSQMAVAASEGVRQVDEATADISIKAMEMAKSADQMAAVMGNIALATKEIAQGTQNITESIQEADAATADMAATASHTSGSASELGETARHLERLVEQFKV; from the coding sequence ATGGGAACAGGTGGACGGACAAAGGCAAGTAAGGGTATGCACAGTATTAGAAAAAAGTTAATCGGAATTCTGGTGGTCGCCGTCGTAGCCGGACTTGCGTTATCATCGTTTCTGATTTATGAGACGGCACAAAAGGCGTTGGTGGAGAATACCGAACAGTCTATTCAGGCGTTAGCCGTCAGTTCAGGCCAGGAGGTGGGGCTGTGGCTGGATGAGCAGAAGTCCTATATTACCACCTTGGCCAACTCCCCCCTGGTAGAGGTGGGCAATGCTGCACGGACCTGGCCGTATCTGGCCCGTGAGATGGCCCGGGCAACCGATTATGATGTCCTGTTTGTAGCTAATGAAAAGGGCGATTATTTCTCGGCCACCCGCAATGACGGAGGCGGGATTATTCAGGGCGGTGCCAACATCAGTGACCGCGTGTATTTTCCCGAAGTTATGAAAGGAAAGACAGTGGTTTCCGATCCGGTTATCTCTAAAACCTCGGGAAATCTGGTGGTTGTCGTAGCCGTACCGCTTAAACGGGATGGCCGGGTAATCGGCATGATTGGCGGCAGTATGAATATTGAAAAATTGATGCAGAAGGTTACCGGAACCAAGGTATATAAAACGGGCTATGCTTTTTTGGTCCAGGGCGACGGGCTGGTCATTGCCCATCCGGATAAGAATGTGGCAATGAAAAGCAATTTTCTCAAAGAAGGCGATTCCCGCCTGCAGCAGGCATTAACACAGGCCTTGCAGGGAGAGAGCGGCATTACTCCTTACCGTTGGGGTAATGTGGACAAGTATGCAGGGTATGCGCCGGTGTCCGGCGGCAGCTGGGCCTTGGTGGCCTCGGTACCGGCGGACGAAGTGCAGGGACAGTTGACGGCGATTACCCGCATCTCCCTTCTGACGCCGTTGATTGTGGCTATATTGATTATCGGGATGACCGGGTTGCTGCTCACCAGACTGATCATTCGGCCGCTTAATGATTTTCAGTCCATGATGGCTTTAGTGGAAACCGGTGATTTTACGGTGCGCGGCAAGGTATACGCCAACGATGAAATTGGGGCGCTGACCGGCGCAGTGAACCATACACTGCAGGTACTGGGCGGCATGGTTGGGGATATCCGGCAGACGACGGGGCAGTTGAAGGAATCTTCGGTCGACCTGATTGATGTTTCGACTACCTTGGCGGCCAATAGTGAGCAAATGAGCGCCCAGATATCGACAATCAGCGCCACAGTGGAAGAAATTTCGGCCGGCATTGAGGAAACGGCCAGCTCGGCCGAAGAGGTAAGCCATAGTGTGGACGCGGTGGCCGGGCTGGCGAATGGGATGTCGGCTGCCTCGCAGCATGTGGCGGAAACGACCAGCCGGATTGCCGGACAGGTGGATCAGGTCAGCGACGTAGTGGAGGAAATATCGCAAAGTATCAACCGTGTGGCCGTTGCGGCCGGCGATGTCTCCGCCTCCATGGAGGATGTAGACCGGGCGGTACAAGAAATCAGCCATTCACTTAGTCAGGTCGGCCAGCAATGTGACAGATCCATTCAGATAACGCTGGCGGCAGAAAATCAGTCGCAGGAAACGACGGCTATCATCCAAAAACTAAGTACCACAACGAAACGAATTAATCAAATTGTCGACGTAATTCGTAATATCGCCGAGCAAACCAATATGCTGGCGTTAAACGCGACTATTGAGGCGGCCGGGGCCGGCGAGGCAGGCAAGGGTTTTGCCGTAGTGGCGGCCGAGGTCAAGGAATTGGCGAAACGGACGGCGGAAGAAACAAGGCATATTGCCCAGCAAATCGAGGAAATGCACAGCGATATGGGGGCAGCAGTCGGTGCGGTGGGGAAAATTGCCACGGTTATCACGGAAACGACCGGCATTACCCGCACGATTGCTTCGGCAGTGGCCGAACAATCGCATAGCGTCGGCGATATCACGACGGCGATGACGGCCGGCGTCCAGGAAGTGGCGGGTATCAGCAAGGAAATCAGTGATATCGCAGCCCATGCCCAACAGGTCTCGCAAATGGCGGTAGCGGCTTCGGAAGGGGTCAGACAGGTGGATGAGGCCACGGCGGATATTTCGATCAAAGCAATGGAAATGGCGAAAAGTGCTGATCAAATGGCTGCGGTGATGGGGAATATCGCCCTGGCAACCAAAGAAATCGCGCAAGGGACGCAAAATATTACGGAAAGTATTCAGGAAGCCGATGCCGCCACGGCGGATATGGCTGCCACCGCTTCACACACCAGCGGCTCCGCCAGTGAACTGGGCGAAACAGCCCGCCATCTGGAACGGCTGGTAGAACAGTTTAAGGTCTAA
- a CDS encoding response regulator: MIKTILIDDEPPALEVLSHLLRQYPVLEIVGEYTDIEAACQRLRQEPVQLVFLDIHMPPANGLDAARRMYQYQNNLAIVFVTAHNQFALQAFEVNAVDYIVKPVIKRRLDATIEKIMSKCPPAAYEPLPKRQGEFLNRLLGGTLTVDKEIAGQARQLELDATQPFSLFFLLPNTWDKTPATNCRAAMLDTLTGGSLLAWETPQGLGVLDFSSVPAGSGKETERLAADRLKTLLDARFPHAIRAVGIAQQRGDLRSLADRYREARNAALIGIRISPQAGIYHFLDSGLQVTLAHYIPQAKMDALINDTFGKLLRYDQQNGTELFATLEAILLNDSLQVVAEKLFIHYKTVLFRKQSIEKILGFPLNSFTGRTTLGVALTLLYLNQLPSATTAPSATAADKNKTRA, encoded by the coding sequence GTGATAAAAACCATTCTTATCGACGATGAACCGCCGGCACTCGAGGTATTATCCCACCTGCTCCGGCAATATCCTGTTCTTGAGATCGTAGGTGAATATACCGATATCGAGGCAGCCTGTCAGCGGCTCCGGCAGGAGCCGGTACAACTGGTCTTCCTGGACATACACATGCCGCCGGCCAACGGCCTCGACGCCGCCAGAAGAATGTATCAATACCAGAATAACCTGGCCATTGTCTTTGTTACCGCCCATAATCAGTTCGCCCTGCAGGCCTTCGAAGTCAACGCTGTTGACTATATTGTTAAACCGGTCATCAAACGACGGCTCGATGCCACCATCGAGAAAATTATGAGCAAGTGCCCGCCGGCTGCTTACGAACCACTGCCCAAGCGGCAGGGTGAATTTTTAAACCGTCTGCTTGGCGGGACGCTGACCGTCGACAAAGAAATAGCCGGGCAGGCCCGGCAGTTGGAGCTTGATGCTACCCAGCCCTTTTCCCTCTTTTTTCTGCTGCCGAATACCTGGGACAAAACACCGGCTACCAACTGCCGCGCCGCTATGCTTGACACATTGACCGGCGGTTCCCTGCTGGCCTGGGAAACACCCCAGGGCTTAGGCGTACTGGATTTTTCCTCCGTCCCCGCCGGCAGTGGCAAGGAAACGGAACGGCTTGCCGCCGACCGCCTGAAAACCTTGCTGGACGCCCGCTTCCCCCACGCAATCAGGGCGGTTGGAATTGCCCAGCAGAGGGGAGACCTGCGCAGCCTTGCCGACAGATACCGGGAGGCCCGCAATGCCGCCTTGATCGGCATACGAATATCCCCTCAGGCAGGAATTTATCACTTCCTGGACAGTGGACTGCAGGTGACATTAGCCCATTATATTCCGCAGGCAAAAATGGATGCCCTGATTAATGATACCTTCGGCAAACTGCTTCGCTATGACCAGCAAAACGGCACCGAACTGTTTGCTACGCTCGAAGCTATCTTGCTGAACGACAGCCTGCAGGTAGTGGCGGAAAAGCTGTTTATTCATTATAAAACCGTCTTGTTCCGCAAGCAGTCGATTGAAAAAATCCTGGGGTTCCCCCTGAATTCTTTTACGGGGCGCACAACCTTAGGCGTCGCCCTGACTTTGCTTTATTTAAATCAGCTTCCCTCTGCCACCACTGCCCCGTCAGCCACAGCGGCTGATAAAAATAAAACCAGGGCGTAG
- a CDS encoding ATP-binding protein has product MINWIGKRRNAYGIVLLVISLSLVGSWLLAGRLPEKKGPQAVRGVLDLAGWDFAADGNVALDGQWEFYWRQLLTPADFAGNGAAGKPRLTGYIKVPSLWAGKLADETLQTAGFGTYRLVVKLKPTTDTLGIKTQYIRQSHKLFIDGLLRGQSGSPAADEAAYTAGNTPYTTFFTVQGDQAELLLQVANYTYRPNSGIATSIYLGRQNDIIGLENRLSRTELIVFAGLFFIGLYHICTFFYRPNNRSLGYFGMYCLILALAQFTQGQRLLAQFFPTISFETIYKIKSLAGFGHVVAISLFLKEAGRELLPPKLLTFIISIFGSYLLLILVSPLKLYSFLELPFVVLESVVYIGIVFLLCRSLQQKRYGNLGRLGLQILICAFGCITGTIVEIFLYQNDFLPARVIGDFGSLSFVILISLILVIRFSDAYDTIEAMSQRLLNLDKVKDEFLLNTSHELKTPVQGILNIAEAALESSDNPVNSHQAEHWQQIVSISRRLTNLINDILDFSRLKNREVRLQLAPVDIRPVIGAVLDVAGYLLPPGKVRLAQELPDTLPTIVADEDRLRQVLFNLIGNAVKFTREGEIRVKAESQGSQGSCLRIAVEDTGCGIPAGLREKIFDAFEQAEHRRGGTGIGLTISRQLIELMGGKLWLDWSESGVGSRFVFELAVSQTATEPADTAAGRQTDRQLQPLESVLPLQTLKNGEFTILAVDDEPSNLQVVLRVFAKDDYNILTAATAAEALAQTGSANSPDLVLLDVMLPDMSGYELCRQIRNRYSMLELPIIILTACNSQEDIAAAFAAGANDFVAKPFASQEIRSRVGTLLSLQKAVKDVVRAEMAFLQSQIKPHFLYNALNTIVAFCYTDGEKAGMLLSEFSNYLRKSFEIRGTSVYTSLENELELVHSYVELEKARFGDRLEVEYAIDPDVLQGHILPLTIQPLVENAIQHGIMRQGGRGRVRIAVEKDKDNAVITVADSGVGIPADRLSSLLADADRANDGIGLRNINRRLLSFYGQKLTLVSEVGKGTTVTFRIPVTAEPAG; this is encoded by the coding sequence TTGATAAACTGGATTGGAAAACGGAGAAATGCCTATGGTATTGTGCTGCTGGTAATCAGCCTTTCCCTGGTCGGTTCCTGGCTGTTAGCCGGAAGGCTGCCAGAGAAAAAAGGCCCTCAGGCCGTACGGGGAGTGCTCGATCTTGCGGGCTGGGATTTTGCAGCAGATGGCAATGTTGCATTGGATGGTCAGTGGGAGTTTTACTGGCGGCAATTGCTGACGCCGGCTGATTTCGCCGGCAATGGGGCGGCAGGAAAACCGCGGCTGACCGGGTACATAAAAGTTCCGTCACTCTGGGCGGGAAAGCTGGCAGACGAAACCTTGCAGACTGCGGGGTTTGGCACTTACCGGCTGGTGGTTAAGCTTAAACCGACTACGGACACGCTGGGAATAAAAACCCAGTATATCCGCCAATCCCACAAGCTGTTTATCGATGGCCTGTTGCGGGGGCAAAGCGGCAGTCCGGCTGCCGACGAAGCTGCTTATACAGCCGGCAATACCCCTTATACCACTTTTTTTACCGTACAGGGTGATCAGGCGGAACTGTTGCTGCAGGTGGCCAATTATACGTACCGCCCGAACAGCGGAATTGCCACGTCCATCTATCTGGGCCGGCAAAATGATATTATCGGTTTGGAAAACAGACTGTCACGGACGGAGCTTATTGTGTTTGCCGGATTGTTTTTTATCGGGTTGTATCATATTTGCACCTTTTTTTACCGGCCCAATAACCGGAGTTTAGGGTATTTCGGTATGTACTGCCTGATTCTGGCTTTGGCCCAGTTTACGCAGGGGCAGCGGCTGTTGGCCCAGTTTTTTCCGACCATATCCTTTGAAACCATTTATAAGATAAAAAGCCTGGCCGGATTTGGCCATGTTGTGGCAATCTCCCTGTTTTTGAAAGAGGCCGGACGGGAATTGCTGCCGCCTAAGCTGCTTACTTTTATTATCAGTATCTTTGGCAGCTACCTGCTGCTTATCTTAGTGTCGCCGCTCAAATTGTACTCTTTTCTGGAGCTACCGTTTGTTGTATTGGAAAGTGTCGTCTATATCGGCATTGTTTTTTTGCTGTGCCGGTCGCTGCAGCAAAAAAGGTATGGCAATTTGGGGCGGCTGGGCCTGCAAATTCTGATTTGTGCTTTCGGCTGCATAACGGGGACTATTGTGGAAATTTTTTTATACCAGAATGATTTTCTGCCGGCCCGGGTGATTGGCGATTTTGGTTCATTGAGCTTTGTCATACTCATTTCTTTGATTTTGGTCATCCGTTTTTCCGATGCCTATGATACGATTGAAGCTATGTCGCAGAGGCTGCTTAATTTGGATAAAGTCAAGGATGAATTTCTGCTGAACACCTCCCATGAGCTTAAGACACCGGTGCAGGGTATTCTTAATATTGCGGAAGCCGCTTTGGAAAGTTCGGATAATCCGGTAAATTCCCACCAGGCCGAACACTGGCAGCAAATAGTTTCCATTAGCCGAAGGCTGACTAATCTTATCAATGATATTCTGGATTTTTCCAGGCTTAAAAACCGGGAAGTCCGGCTGCAGCTGGCGCCGGTGGATATCCGGCCGGTCATTGGCGCCGTATTGGATGTTGCCGGGTATTTGCTGCCGCCGGGAAAAGTCCGGCTGGCGCAGGAATTGCCGGACACGCTGCCGACTATTGTGGCCGATGAGGACAGACTCCGGCAGGTCTTATTCAATTTGATCGGTAATGCCGTGAAATTTACCCGTGAGGGGGAAATCCGGGTTAAGGCTGAAAGCCAGGGCAGCCAGGGCAGTTGCTTGCGAATTGCCGTGGAGGATACGGGCTGCGGCATACCGGCAGGGCTGCGGGAAAAGATATTTGACGCCTTTGAGCAAGCCGAGCATAGACGGGGGGGCACGGGAATCGGGCTAACAATTTCCCGTCAATTAATCGAACTGATGGGAGGAAAACTGTGGCTTGACTGGTCGGAATCCGGTGTGGGGTCCCGGTTTGTTTTTGAACTGGCGGTCAGCCAGACAGCCACGGAGCCGGCAGACACGGCCGCCGGCCGTCAGACAGATAGACAGCTTCAGCCTTTGGAGTCAGTGCTGCCGCTGCAGACATTAAAAAATGGCGAGTTTACTATTTTGGCAGTGGATGATGAACCGTCTAATCTGCAGGTGGTGCTCCGGGTATTTGCCAAGGATGACTATAATATTCTTACGGCGGCGACGGCGGCGGAGGCGTTGGCGCAGACCGGGTCGGCAAACAGTCCGGACTTGGTGCTGTTGGATGTGATGCTGCCGGATATGTCGGGCTACGAACTGTGCCGCCAGATCAGGAACAGGTATTCCATGCTGGAGTTGCCGATCATCATCCTGACAGCCTGCAATTCACAGGAGGATATTGCCGCCGCTTTTGCCGCCGGAGCCAATGATTTTGTTGCCAAACCGTTTGCCAGCCAGGAAATCAGGTCACGGGTCGGGACGCTGTTGTCCCTGCAAAAGGCCGTAAAGGATGTTGTCCGGGCGGAAATGGCCTTTCTGCAATCCCAGATCAAGCCGCATTTTCTGTATAATGCGCTCAATACCATTGTTGCCTTTTGCTATACCGACGGGGAAAAAGCCGGGATGCTGCTGAGCGAATTCAGCAATTATTTGCGTAAAAGCTTTGAAATCCGAGGAACTTCGGTTTATACCAGCCTGGAGAATGAACTGGAATTGGTGCATTCCTATGTAGAACTGGAAAAAGCCCGTTTTGGCGACAGGCTGGAGGTAGAATATGCTATTGATCCCGATGTATTGCAAGGCCATATTTTGCCGCTAACCATCCAACCGTTAGTAGAAAATGCGATTCAGCATGGTATTATGAGACAAGGCGGCAGAGGCCGGGTCCGGATCGCGGTGGAAAAGGATAAGGACAATGCGGTCATAACGGTTGCCGATAGCGGTGTGGGAATTCCGGCTGACCGGCTGTCCAGCCTATTGGCTGATGCCGACAGGGCGAATGACGGGATTGGTTTGCGAAATATCAACCGGCGTTTACTCTCCTTTTATGGGCAAAAGCTGACACTTGTCAGCGAGGTGGGCAAGGGAACCACCGTAACTTTTCGGATTCCTGTTACGGCGGAACCGGCAGGGTAG
- a CDS encoding metal-dependent transcriptional regulator: MLSPSLEDYLEEIYRFAASRGEARVTDISRTLRVSLPSVTKAMAKLKSGGYITYQKYGMIELTDKGRQMGSYLVERNTLLQDFLRTLCSGCDVAAEAEAMEHYLSPETIASIRRFMVFVRDNPDIYARFLEYVQKSR; the protein is encoded by the coding sequence ATGCTGTCTCCTAGTCTGGAGGACTATTTGGAAGAGATTTACCGGTTTGCCGCCAGTCGGGGAGAGGCCCGGGTTACCGATATCAGCCGGACCTTGCGGGTATCGCTGCCTTCGGTCACCAAGGCGATGGCAAAGCTTAAGAGTGGCGGTTACATTACCTATCAAAAGTACGGGATGATTGAACTGACCGATAAGGGGCGTCAGATGGGCTCGTATCTGGTGGAACGCAATACGCTGTTGCAGGATTTTTTGCGAACTTTGTGTTCCGGCTGCGATGTGGCGGCCGAAGCCGAAGCGATGGAACATTATCTCTCGCCGGAGACGATTGCCTCAATCCGGCGGTTTATGGTATTTGTCCGGGACAATCCCGATATATACGCCCGTTTTTTAGAGTATGTGCAAAAATCCCGCTAA
- a CDS encoding mannitol-1-phosphate 5-dehydrogenase, with the protein MLAVHYGAGNIGRGFIGQLLHQAGYEICFVDVNQELVEEINNRKEYTVVLAAEEKTAFTVTSVRAVNGKDEDAVAREIAKADLVTTAIGPNILKFIAPVIAKGISLRLQQGGAPLNVIACENMIGGSSALRSFVYAALSDADKEQADKVIGFPDAAVDRIVPLQKNDDKLLVTVEPFYEWVVNQSQIVGAVPAIDGVTYVDDLKPFIERKLFTVNTGHATVAYLGYLQGLPSIDQAMKNPDIVATTQKVLHETGAVLVAKYGFDREKHEAYINKILKRFTNPYISDEVTRVGRSPVRKLSPADRLVSPATQAAAYEIEPIGLATVIAAALLFDYQEDPEAVEVQSFIRDKGIEKAIEHYTGVAAGTALFSSILAQYNQLKTTR; encoded by the coding sequence ATGCTGGCAGTTCACTATGGTGCCGGCAATATTGGACGGGGTTTCATCGGACAGTTATTGCATCAGGCAGGATATGAAATTTGCTTTGTTGATGTCAATCAGGAACTGGTAGAAGAAATCAATAACCGCAAAGAATATACGGTGGTACTGGCTGCTGAGGAAAAGACAGCCTTTACTGTAACCTCGGTCCGGGCGGTCAATGGCAAGGATGAAGACGCGGTAGCCCGGGAGATTGCCAAAGCCGATCTGGTTACCACCGCCATTGGTCCCAATATCTTAAAATTTATTGCTCCCGTCATTGCCAAGGGCATTTCACTCCGGTTGCAGCAAGGCGGGGCACCGCTTAATGTCATCGCCTGCGAGAACATGATTGGCGGCAGTTCGGCACTGCGTTCCTTTGTCTATGCTGCTCTGAGCGATGCCGACAAGGAGCAGGCCGATAAAGTTATCGGTTTTCCTGATGCCGCGGTTGACCGGATTGTACCGTTACAAAAAAATGACGACAAGCTGCTGGTTACGGTCGAACCTTTTTATGAATGGGTGGTCAATCAGTCCCAGATCGTCGGCGCTGTCCCGGCGATTGACGGAGTAACCTATGTGGATGACCTCAAGCCTTTTATTGAACGCAAGCTGTTTACTGTCAATACCGGCCATGCCACGGTAGCCTATCTTGGCTATCTGCAGGGATTGCCCAGCATTGACCAGGCCATGAAAAATCCGGACATTGTGGCCACGACCCAGAAAGTGCTGCACGAAACCGGTGCCGTTCTGGTCGCCAAATACGGTTTTGACCGGGAAAAGCATGAAGCCTATATCAATAAAATTTTAAAACGCTTTACCAATCCGTATATCAGCGATGAAGTGACCCGGGTGGGCCGGTCGCCGGTTCGCAAGCTGTCGCCGGCCGACCGTCTGGTAAGTCCGGCCACACAGGCTGCAGCCTATGAAATTGAACCGATCGGGCTGGCAACCGTTATTGCCGCCGCTTTGCTGTTTGATTATCAGGAGGACCCGGAAGCTGTTGAAGTGCAAAGCTTTATCCGGGACAAGGGAATTGAAAAGGCTATTGAGCACTATACGGGAGTTGCTGCCGGCACGGCGCTGTTCTCCAGTATTCTTGCCCAGTACAATCAGCTTAAGACAACCAGATAA